From the genome of Thermogutta terrifontis, one region includes:
- a CDS encoding metallophosphoesterase family protein, which produces MVILAISDLHGNRCALDRILEQSGPCDMILLAGDLTHFGSGRDVDPLIERCREKSPIVYAVAGNCDTKEVALRLDELGVNLAARGTVVNGVGVHGLPGIPHWRPGMYQFSEDQLRDMLEQGWTQLESASCRITLAHAPPRNCAVDRVYWGCHVGSVALREFIQRNQPAVVICGHIHEGRGLASEGSTQIVNCGHGSSGFYATITVETSSDCPSIQVALHEA; this is translated from the coding sequence ATGGTCATCCTGGCAATCTCCGACCTTCATGGCAACCGATGCGCACTAGATCGAATCCTGGAGCAGTCCGGCCCGTGTGACATGATCCTGCTTGCGGGCGATTTGACGCATTTCGGCTCCGGCCGCGACGTGGATCCGCTCATCGAGCGATGTCGCGAGAAATCGCCGATTGTTTACGCCGTCGCTGGTAATTGTGACACCAAAGAGGTCGCACTTCGGTTGGATGAGCTGGGTGTAAACCTGGCGGCTCGCGGCACAGTCGTCAATGGGGTGGGGGTACACGGTCTGCCAGGAATTCCGCACTGGCGGCCTGGCATGTATCAATTCAGCGAGGATCAACTCCGCGACATGCTTGAGCAGGGGTGGACCCAGCTTGAGAGTGCATCATGCCGGATCACACTCGCCCATGCACCACCCCGCAATTGTGCTGTGGATCGTGTTTACTGGGGGTGCCATGTGGGAAGCGTCGCCCTCAGAGAGTTTATTCAGCGCAATCAGCCAGCGGTTGTCATCTGCGGTCACATTCACGAAGGAAGGGGTTTGGCCAGTGAGGGAAGCACACAGATCGTTAACTGTGGACACGGTTCGTCTGGATTTTACGCAACGATTACGGTCGAAACGTCTTCCGATTGCCCCTCAATCCAGGTGGCTTTGCATGAAGCGTAG
- a CDS encoding elongation factor G encodes MAELSVNKIRNIALCGHGSVGKTTLLDHLLNFTGAINRPASVDEGTSFCDFDEEEKAHRYTIEAKVTFFDHNGYHYHVLDTPGYRDFIGQVIGAFRAVDIAAIVINAQAGIEVNTRRVFQEAEKAGLGRLIILNKLDAENIDFPKLLNQIKETFGDRCVPLNVPIGLGQEFRGVASTLRAESNVAGAVIDPSSISQSLMESIVVADEEVLGRYFEGQMPTDEEISRLLARAMLDGSLIPIVCISAKTGVGIPELLQTFELCGISPDRLVRKAKKVDAEETVELHADPNGPLVAQVFKTRVDPFVQKISYLRVFSGTLKANTTVPVVGERKGVKIAQLFHVQASEMVPVEEAIAGEIVAVTKVEELRTGMSIGELCMPPIEFPTPMTGLAISPKSRGDEQRLSGALAKICQEDPTCRLDRDPQTKELVITGMSELHLQVIRERLKRRDKVEVDVKEPKIPYRETIQAKAEGMYRHKKQTGGRGQFGEVHIRMFPFPRGTKIEEFATKERFPEMKEIHYHEESNFLWIDSIVGGTIPSNFMPAVEKGFLERIAKGVIAGYPVQDVCVEVFFGKHHPVDSSEQAFKTAASMAFRNVFQQAKPALLEPIVKIEVTVPADKVGDINSDLSGRRGRVLGMTSAGGGFQTIVAEVPLAEVINYSRALSSITGGQGSYTLEFSHYDVVPANIQREIIEKAKLEEEEEE; translated from the coding sequence ATGGCAGAACTGTCCGTCAACAAAATTCGCAATATTGCCTTATGCGGTCACGGTTCGGTGGGAAAGACCACGCTTCTCGATCACCTTCTCAATTTCACAGGGGCCATCAACCGACCAGCGAGCGTGGATGAGGGCACCAGCTTCTGCGATTTCGACGAAGAGGAGAAGGCCCATCGCTACACCATCGAGGCCAAGGTCACGTTCTTCGACCACAATGGATATCACTATCACGTGCTCGATACCCCGGGTTACCGAGACTTCATCGGCCAGGTCATCGGGGCGTTTCGAGCCGTGGACATCGCTGCCATCGTCATCAACGCGCAGGCGGGAATCGAAGTCAACACGCGACGCGTTTTTCAAGAGGCGGAAAAGGCAGGGCTTGGACGGTTGATCATCCTCAACAAGCTCGACGCTGAGAACATCGACTTTCCCAAGTTGCTCAACCAAATTAAAGAGACATTCGGTGATCGCTGTGTTCCGCTCAATGTGCCGATCGGCCTGGGACAGGAATTTCGTGGCGTGGCGAGCACTCTGCGTGCGGAGAGCAACGTCGCCGGGGCGGTGATCGACCCGAGCAGCATCAGCCAGTCTCTTATGGAATCCATCGTTGTCGCCGACGAGGAAGTTCTCGGGCGCTATTTCGAAGGCCAAATGCCGACGGATGAAGAAATCTCGCGGTTGCTCGCCCGGGCCATGCTGGACGGTTCGCTGATCCCCATCGTGTGCATCTCAGCGAAGACTGGTGTCGGGATTCCCGAGTTGCTCCAGACGTTTGAGTTGTGCGGCATTTCCCCCGATCGCCTTGTTCGCAAGGCGAAAAAGGTTGACGCCGAAGAGACCGTTGAACTCCATGCCGATCCGAACGGCCCCCTCGTCGCGCAGGTGTTCAAAACGCGGGTTGACCCCTTCGTGCAGAAGATCAGCTATCTCCGCGTTTTCTCGGGGACACTCAAGGCGAATACTACCGTTCCCGTCGTCGGTGAAAGGAAAGGTGTAAAAATCGCGCAACTCTTCCATGTTCAGGCCAGTGAGATGGTGCCCGTCGAGGAGGCCATCGCGGGTGAAATCGTCGCCGTGACGAAAGTGGAAGAGCTTCGCACAGGTATGTCGATCGGCGAGTTGTGCATGCCTCCCATCGAGTTCCCCACGCCTATGACGGGTCTTGCTATCTCGCCGAAGAGTCGGGGCGACGAGCAGCGACTCTCAGGCGCCCTCGCCAAAATTTGTCAGGAAGATCCGACCTGCCGTTTGGATCGCGATCCCCAGACCAAGGAGTTGGTCATCACGGGGATGAGCGAGTTGCATCTTCAGGTTATCCGAGAGCGACTCAAGCGGCGTGACAAGGTCGAGGTGGACGTCAAAGAGCCGAAAATTCCCTATCGGGAGACGATCCAGGCCAAGGCCGAAGGGATGTACCGCCACAAGAAGCAAACGGGTGGTCGCGGCCAGTTTGGGGAGGTCCACATCCGGATGTTCCCGTTCCCACGTGGCACAAAGATTGAGGAGTTTGCCACCAAGGAACGCTTTCCTGAAATGAAAGAAATCCACTACCATGAGGAGTCGAATTTCCTGTGGATTGACTCCATCGTGGGCGGAACTATTCCGAGTAACTTTATGCCCGCCGTCGAAAAAGGCTTTCTTGAACGAATCGCCAAGGGAGTCATCGCCGGGTATCCGGTTCAGGATGTGTGCGTGGAAGTCTTCTTCGGAAAACACCATCCTGTGGACAGTTCGGAACAGGCTTTCAAGACGGCAGCTTCGATGGCGTTCCGGAACGTCTTCCAACAGGCCAAGCCTGCCCTGCTGGAACCGATTGTGAAGATCGAAGTGACGGTACCGGCTGACAAAGTGGGGGATATCAACAGCGACCTGTCGGGACGCCGCGGTCGGGTGCTCGGTATGACCTCCGCGGGAGGTGGCTTTCAAACGATTGTAGCGGAGGTGCCCCTGGCGGAAGTCATCAATTACAGCCGGGCCCTCTCGAGTATTACCGGCGGACAGGGGAGTTATACACTCGAGTTCAGCCACTATGATGTCGTGCCCGCCAATATCCAGCGGGAAATCATCGAAAAAGCCAAGCTGGAAGAGGAAGAAGAGGAATAA
- a CDS encoding enolase C-terminal domain-like protein has protein sequence MRISRIDLYLLNIPLNSPLRFETVPYSPNVQEWPELQTVLVCLWSGDICGWGEAAPGNGPFWTAEWSAGAYRVLRDWISPLVLHKEFNASSELAECLAIIRGHRAAKAALDIAFWDLKSRIEGRPLYAALGGTNRELPLGTIIDRPNCPDLERFVQAVADAFQKGFSRVAVKIRPGLDLQLLNVLRHEFPVADIHGDLEGALSLGQMEIIYRFDDFNLRMLEQPLSADDLVGHAMVQEALRTPICLDESITTPAQADMALELHSAKYFNLNPVRVGGLTPALAIHQAAHEHCVPCYLGMYPQTAVGTRAALALGTLSNFCYPADYWGPNLLAEDVGEPVTLERDSEDGKIRAKLWENPGLGITPDPQQFRQWILEEAHLD, from the coding sequence ATGAGAATTTCTCGCATCGATCTTTATCTGTTAAATATCCCTTTGAATTCCCCACTTCGCTTTGAAACCGTTCCATACTCGCCAAACGTGCAGGAATGGCCCGAGTTGCAAACGGTTTTGGTGTGCCTTTGGAGCGGCGATATCTGTGGCTGGGGAGAGGCTGCTCCAGGCAATGGGCCTTTTTGGACCGCTGAGTGGTCGGCCGGTGCCTACCGTGTTCTCCGCGACTGGATCTCCCCCCTTGTCTTACACAAGGAGTTCAATGCAAGTTCAGAATTGGCGGAGTGCCTTGCGATCATCCGTGGGCACCGGGCCGCCAAGGCAGCCCTGGATATTGCTTTTTGGGATCTGAAAAGCCGTATCGAGGGGCGGCCGCTCTATGCCGCTCTCGGCGGAACGAACAGGGAACTGCCGCTTGGCACCATCATCGATCGCCCTAACTGCCCGGATCTGGAACGTTTCGTTCAGGCAGTGGCAGACGCTTTCCAGAAGGGGTTCAGCCGCGTAGCCGTTAAGATTCGGCCGGGCTTAGATTTACAACTTCTCAACGTCCTCCGTCATGAATTTCCGGTTGCGGATATCCACGGCGATCTGGAAGGGGCGCTGAGCCTCGGTCAGATGGAAATCATCTATCGATTCGACGATTTTAACCTGCGGATGCTGGAACAGCCGCTGTCCGCGGATGACCTCGTCGGACATGCCATGGTGCAGGAGGCCCTTCGGACACCTATTTGTCTGGATGAATCGATCACGACCCCCGCGCAGGCCGACATGGCACTTGAACTTCATAGTGCCAAGTATTTCAACCTTAATCCTGTCCGCGTGGGCGGCCTCACCCCCGCACTGGCCATCCATCAGGCGGCGCACGAACATTGTGTGCCATGTTATCTCGGCATGTATCCGCAAACAGCCGTCGGAACTCGGGCAGCGCTCGCTCTCGGCACGCTATCGAATTTTTGTTATCCCGCCGATTACTGGGGGCCCAATCTGCTGGCCGAAGATGTTGGCGAGCCAGTCACGTTGGAAAGAGACTCCGAAGATGGCAAGATTCGGGCAAAACTGTGGGAAAATCCTGGACTGGGCATAACGCCGGATCCGCAACAATTTCGTCAATGGATTCTGGAGGAAGCCCACTTGGATTAA
- a CDS encoding Ppx/GppA phosphatase family protein, with translation MIPSEESKETTGRAHPVAVIDIGTNAIRMVIAQVFEDGQIEVLERVQRPIRLGKDTFSRGRIGAQCMRSAVEILRNYQKIMETYGVEKVRAVATSSLRDAANADNVLDRIFLACRLSVEVISIAEEGRLTVAAVREAVEAFPEVNQGKTLIVDVGGGSTILTILEEGEIVNSVGWRLGSVRLLETLGLQSEPPERAAQVLEQHIRSQVAMAKRTLPLAACDTFVAVGGDVRFAARVVGYPSRSEKLFIVEKEQFQKLIRRCQRYRPEELARQYNLPLTEAETLLPALLTYWELLCHTSAPHVIVSQVSMRDGLLLELARQTTGKEDTALQEGIIHAALAMAQRYGADLEHAQITADIAVRLFDTLTTDHGLGSRERLLLRVAAILHEVGGYINLSAHHKHSYYIIAHSEIFGLTRGETQLVAHVARYHRRSSPKVSHLDYMALPRESRVIINKLAAILRVADALARGRIRQAEQVEFHHEGDELSIVVHGAENLVLEKKSVAAKSDMFEDVYGMKIRFEQ, from the coding sequence ATGATACCCTCCGAGGAAAGCAAGGAAACGACTGGTCGGGCACACCCCGTGGCCGTTATTGATATCGGCACGAACGCTATTCGTATGGTGATCGCCCAGGTTTTTGAAGATGGGCAGATTGAAGTGCTGGAGCGAGTCCAACGGCCCATTCGGTTGGGAAAAGATACGTTTTCTCGCGGCCGGATTGGGGCCCAGTGCATGCGCTCGGCTGTGGAAATACTCCGAAACTATCAGAAGATAATGGAGACCTACGGGGTGGAAAAAGTCAGGGCAGTGGCGACCAGTTCGCTTCGCGATGCTGCCAATGCCGACAACGTCCTTGACCGTATCTTTCTGGCGTGCAGACTCTCCGTGGAAGTAATCAGCATTGCCGAAGAAGGTCGGCTGACGGTGGCAGCGGTGCGGGAGGCTGTCGAAGCCTTTCCAGAGGTCAACCAGGGAAAAACTTTGATTGTCGATGTGGGGGGCGGAAGTACCATCCTGACGATTCTTGAAGAGGGCGAGATTGTCAATTCAGTTGGGTGGCGTCTGGGATCTGTGCGGCTCCTGGAAACCCTGGGATTGCAATCCGAACCGCCCGAACGCGCCGCCCAGGTTCTGGAACAACACATTCGCAGCCAGGTCGCGATGGCAAAGCGCACACTGCCGCTGGCAGCGTGTGACACGTTTGTCGCGGTCGGGGGAGACGTTCGATTTGCCGCCCGCGTGGTGGGATATCCCAGCCGTTCAGAGAAACTGTTCATTGTTGAAAAGGAACAATTCCAAAAATTGATACGCCGATGTCAGCGCTACCGACCGGAAGAGTTGGCCCGGCAGTACAATCTTCCCCTTACCGAGGCGGAGACGCTGCTCCCTGCGCTATTAACCTACTGGGAGCTGCTGTGCCATACTTCCGCTCCGCACGTGATTGTCTCCCAGGTCTCGATGCGGGATGGGCTTCTGCTGGAACTAGCCCGACAGACCACGGGCAAGGAAGATACCGCTCTTCAGGAGGGCATCATTCACGCGGCTCTGGCGATGGCTCAGCGTTATGGTGCAGACCTGGAACACGCGCAAATTACTGCTGATATTGCGGTCCGATTGTTCGACACTCTCACCACTGACCACGGCTTGGGAAGTCGGGAGCGGCTTCTATTGCGGGTGGCAGCAATTCTCCACGAGGTTGGGGGATACATCAACCTGAGTGCTCATCATAAGCATAGTTATTACATCATTGCGCATTCAGAAATCTTTGGATTGACACGAGGAGAGACACAACTGGTAGCCCACGTGGCCCGGTATCACCGGAGAAGTTCGCCAAAGGTTTCTCACCTGGACTACATGGCCCTGCCGCGGGAATCTCGCGTGATCATCAATAAACTGGCTGCCATCCTGCGTGTGGCCGACGCTTTGGCACGAGGCAGGATTCGCCAGGCAGAACAGGTGGAATTTCACCATGAGGGCGACGAATTGAGTATCGTGGTCCATGGTGCTGAGAATCTGGTTCTTGAAAAGAAATCGGTGGCAGCCAAAAGCGACATGTTTGAGGATGTCTACGGAATGAAGATCCGTTTCGAACAATAA
- the ppk1 gene encoding polyphosphate kinase 1: protein MKKKSFSDPSLYINRELSWLEFNERVLQEGLSPDVPLLERLKFLAIVSTNLDEFYMIRVASLKQLQKAGKSRRDISGMTPEEQLQAIAERVRRMVKDHDRGVLRAFEELAEHGIQWLRPAQWSEEDRVFLRQYFEREIAPILTPLAMSDLSPPPAIPGLQIHLGVVLRSRKKDNGSEGKIAFVPIPTRHPRFVFLPATQGHRLALLDDVIATFVQNLFRGYQVVYAGPFRVTRDADVSIQDDDASDLLNAVEEAILARRRRAAVRLELAAGTHERLYEFLLNLFQLTDEDVFAVESFISAASLREIVGLPGYTHLRDPEWPPQPPRDLLGWEDLWKAVLDHDVMLFHPYESFEPVVRFLREAANDPDVLAIKQTLYRTSGESPIVEALETAGRKGKEVTVIVEVKARFDEARNVQWARRLEDAGCHVIYGVAGYKTHAKALLVVRREQGRIRRYVHLSTGNYNDQTARIYSDIGLFTADPDITTDVASFFNLLTGYSEAVGWNKLTVEPGELKAKFISLIEREIEAATADYPGLILAKINSLQDKDICAALYRASQAGVKIKLNVRGICCLRPGIPGVSDNIEVRSIVDRFLEHARVFYFSNGGREEVYLASADWMERNLERRVEIIFPVQDPVLQQRLMEILNIYFSDNTKAWELCPDGTYRRVAPGHPRIRAQEYFYQKAVEAAQTSLPRDIRYRPLHREQASSETSER from the coding sequence ATGAAGAAAAAGAGCTTTTCTGATCCTTCGCTCTACATCAACAGAGAATTGAGTTGGCTGGAATTCAATGAGCGGGTTCTCCAGGAGGGTTTGTCGCCGGATGTTCCTCTTCTCGAACGACTGAAATTTCTCGCGATAGTCAGCACGAACTTGGACGAATTCTACATGATCCGGGTCGCCAGCCTCAAGCAACTTCAAAAGGCTGGAAAATCACGGCGTGATATTTCGGGTATGACGCCTGAGGAGCAACTTCAGGCAATTGCCGAGAGAGTTCGCCGGATGGTGAAGGACCACGATCGCGGCGTCCTGCGCGCGTTCGAAGAGCTTGCTGAGCACGGAATACAATGGCTCCGACCAGCCCAATGGTCCGAAGAAGATCGCGTCTTTTTGCGGCAGTACTTTGAGCGAGAAATAGCCCCCATCCTTACCCCTTTAGCAATGAGCGATTTATCGCCTCCTCCGGCGATTCCGGGGCTACAGATTCATCTCGGTGTGGTTTTGCGATCTCGAAAAAAAGATAACGGGAGCGAGGGGAAAATTGCGTTTGTTCCCATCCCCACACGCCATCCCCGGTTTGTCTTTCTGCCCGCGACGCAGGGACACCGCCTGGCCCTGCTCGACGATGTGATAGCAACGTTTGTCCAAAACCTCTTTCGCGGCTATCAGGTGGTGTATGCTGGGCCGTTCCGTGTAACTCGGGATGCCGACGTCTCAATCCAGGACGATGACGCAAGTGATCTGCTGAACGCGGTGGAGGAAGCGATTCTGGCCCGTCGCCGCCGGGCGGCTGTGCGTTTGGAACTGGCCGCGGGGACGCATGAACGACTTTATGAATTTCTATTGAATCTGTTCCAGTTGACGGATGAAGATGTGTTCGCGGTGGAATCATTTATTTCCGCCGCATCTCTGCGGGAAATTGTGGGGCTGCCAGGTTATACGCACCTGCGCGATCCCGAGTGGCCACCGCAACCTCCGCGCGATCTGCTGGGGTGGGAGGACCTCTGGAAGGCGGTCCTGGACCACGACGTGATGCTGTTCCATCCCTACGAAAGTTTTGAACCCGTGGTGAGATTTCTCCGCGAAGCAGCCAACGATCCTGATGTGTTGGCGATCAAGCAGACTCTCTATCGCACGAGCGGGGAATCACCCATTGTGGAAGCCCTGGAAACGGCTGGCCGAAAAGGCAAAGAAGTCACGGTGATCGTCGAAGTCAAAGCGCGGTTCGATGAGGCAAGAAACGTCCAGTGGGCAAGACGGCTGGAAGATGCCGGATGCCACGTGATCTATGGGGTGGCCGGCTACAAGACTCACGCGAAGGCCCTGCTGGTTGTCCGAAGGGAACAGGGACGAATTCGACGGTATGTGCATCTTTCTACTGGCAATTATAACGATCAAACGGCACGGATTTACTCGGATATCGGGCTGTTTACTGCAGACCCAGATATAACCACGGATGTAGCAAGCTTTTTTAATCTCCTCACAGGATATTCTGAGGCAGTGGGGTGGAACAAACTCACTGTTGAACCAGGAGAACTGAAGGCAAAATTCATCTCCCTGATTGAACGAGAAATCGAGGCAGCCACGGCCGACTATCCGGGACTGATTCTCGCAAAAATCAACTCTCTCCAGGATAAAGATATTTGCGCCGCACTTTACAGGGCAAGTCAGGCGGGTGTTAAGATTAAACTGAATGTCCGCGGTATTTGCTGCCTGCGTCCCGGGATTCCCGGTGTTTCGGACAATATTGAAGTGCGATCGATCGTGGATCGATTTCTGGAGCATGCCCGAGTCTTCTATTTCTCAAACGGCGGGCGAGAAGAAGTGTACCTGGCCAGCGCGGATTGGATGGAACGCAATCTCGAACGGCGTGTCGAAATTATCTTTCCCGTGCAGGACCCTGTTCTGCAACAGCGGTTGATGGAAATTCTCAACATTTACTTTTCAGATAACACTAAGGCCTGGGAACTCTGTCCGGACGGAACCTATCGCCGTGTTGCGCCGGGGCATCCCCGGATCCGCGCGCAGGAATACTTTTACCAAAAAGCCGTCGAGGCGGCCCAAACATCTCTTCCCAGGGACATTCGCTATCGTCCACTACACCGGGAACAGGCGTCCAGCGAAACCTCGGAACGATAA
- a CDS encoding CHAD domain-containing protein, whose translation MGAQFQHSLLLLTQQYLRRHARRLARSLRGAFDGANVEAIHQVRVACRRLRAGFRVFHDILGRTRVRRWRRSIRLLAKKLGEARDLDVEIQATLERLAQIHDVHMIPGVAYWLAHLERERARLQPKVRRAVRKFLRSGTLGNMRRWWRRSVVTPACQSEPTSDRTRDAAQMALQICILQRRLDAFQKASASLSDPADQEGHHVFRIRAKKLRYSLEALLPVLGSTAEVAVEALKQIQGWAGEIHDYDVWSARLDKAMRRVESGDPMAPRWLNPHRLVPGLTALHEYYRQARIQVFDRLREFCTQEKLRNLWRSLEQSHFHGDCRESGETSAAPVCDGLDGQRS comes from the coding sequence ATGGGTGCCCAGTTCCAGCATAGTTTACTTCTGCTCACCCAACAGTATCTGCGACGACATGCTCGTCGGCTAGCTCGCTCGCTGCGGGGTGCCTTCGACGGAGCAAATGTCGAAGCCATCCATCAGGTGCGTGTAGCGTGTCGCCGGTTGCGCGCTGGTTTTCGGGTGTTTCACGACATTTTGGGGAGGACACGGGTACGGCGGTGGCGGCGGAGCATTCGTCTTCTGGCGAAGAAACTGGGTGAAGCTCGCGACCTCGATGTCGAAATCCAGGCCACCTTGGAACGCCTTGCCCAGATTCACGATGTGCACATGATTCCCGGTGTGGCCTACTGGTTGGCACACCTGGAGCGAGAGCGGGCCCGGCTTCAGCCAAAGGTGCGACGGGCGGTGCGAAAATTTCTGCGTTCCGGTACATTGGGCAATATGCGACGGTGGTGGAGACGCTCGGTTGTCACACCCGCCTGTCAGAGCGAACCGACAAGCGATCGGACTCGCGACGCTGCGCAAATGGCACTCCAGATTTGCATTCTCCAGCGGCGTCTGGACGCCTTTCAAAAGGCGTCCGCGTCCCTGAGCGACCCGGCCGACCAGGAGGGGCATCATGTGTTCCGGATCAGGGCTAAGAAACTTCGGTACTCGCTGGAAGCCCTTTTGCCGGTTCTGGGAAGCACTGCGGAAGTTGCCGTGGAGGCTTTAAAGCAAATTCAAGGATGGGCGGGGGAGATCCACGACTACGATGTGTGGTCGGCACGGTTGGACAAGGCGATGAGACGGGTTGAATCGGGAGACCCGATGGCGCCCCGGTGGCTGAATCCGCACCGGCTGGTACCGGGATTGACTGCACTCCACGAGTATTACCGGCAGGCTCGAATACAGGTCTTCGATCGCTTGCGAGAATTTTGCACTCAGGAGAAGTTGCGCAACCTTTGGCGGTCGTTAGAGCAATCACATTTTCACGGCGACTGCCGTGAATCCGGTGAGACATCCGCAGCACCTGTTTGCGATGGGTTGGACGGACAGCGTAGCTAA
- a CDS encoding phosphatase PAP2 family protein, which translates to MKLVIFRIRPRDFDFAGNVWTTFHEWLPVLSLHPAKLSGSFPSSHAATAAGLAFALTTLYPDGKTVFALLTGFACLQRVFAGAHFPSDVAFGAGLGWCAAWFFTRFVLPVRWWKSTPETCTPSS; encoded by the coding sequence ATGAAGCTTGTGATATTCCGGATCCGTCCCCGCGACTTCGATTTCGCCGGTAACGTCTGGACCACCTTCCACGAGTGGCTCCCGGTTCTGAGCCTTCATCCTGCAAAACTCAGCGGTTCTTTCCCATCTTCACACGCTGCTACGGCTGCTGGTTTGGCTTTTGCTTTGACAACCCTCTATCCAGACGGGAAAACCGTGTTCGCCCTCTTAACTGGCTTCGCTTGCCTGCAGCGGGTTTTTGCAGGGGCCCACTTCCCGAGCGACGTCGCTTTTGGAGCCGGTCTCGGTTGGTGTGCAGCCTGGTTTTTTACCCGGTTCGTACTCCCAGTTCGATGGTGGAAGTCGACCCCAGAAACGTGTACGCCGTCGTCCTGA
- a CDS encoding putative quinol monooxygenase: protein MIHVLAQIIVKPGQKEKVLEEFLKIVDQVRAEPGCLEYGAAVEIPSGIPVQPPVRENVIHVIEKWESLEALQQHLQAAPLQTFLQQAGPSIEQIVASVLQPVGPSVY from the coding sequence ATGATTCACGTCCTTGCTCAGATTATTGTGAAACCTGGCCAAAAAGAAAAAGTTCTTGAGGAATTTCTCAAAATCGTTGATCAGGTCCGTGCCGAACCCGGATGTTTGGAATATGGTGCAGCTGTGGAAATACCGAGCGGGATCCCCGTGCAGCCCCCCGTTCGGGAAAATGTCATCCACGTGATTGAAAAGTGGGAATCACTGGAGGCCCTCCAGCAGCATCTCCAGGCCGCGCCGCTGCAAACTTTTCTCCAGCAGGCGGGACCTTCTATCGAACAAATTGTGGCCAGCGTGTTGCAGCCCGTTGGGCCCTCGGTCTACTAG
- the bshB1 gene encoding bacillithiol biosynthesis deacetylase BshB1, with product MSEQVLSAFQKKPEEVTQVDVIVVAPHPDDAELGMGGTILKMVAQGLRVGIVDMSDGEPTPHGSSEIRARETARATELLQLAWRVNLGLPNRSIQPTLEARALLAGVFRLGRPKVVFCPYWEDAHPDHWAVTEIAEAARFWAKLTKTNLPGDPYYPPRLYYYYCTHLRKPFTPNFIVDISDVIDRKLDVVRCYESQVIVGRPVEPISFLDQLKAIAASLGWFGGCAYGEGFAVKEGLCLRDLRAFLLG from the coding sequence ATGAGTGAACAGGTGTTGTCAGCCTTTCAGAAAAAGCCCGAGGAAGTTACTCAGGTGGACGTGATTGTTGTGGCTCCGCATCCGGACGACGCGGAGCTTGGGATGGGGGGCACCATTCTCAAGATGGTGGCTCAGGGACTAAGGGTGGGCATTGTCGACATGAGCGACGGCGAACCCACCCCTCACGGAAGTTCCGAGATCCGCGCTCGGGAGACAGCCCGCGCCACTGAGCTTCTCCAGCTCGCATGGCGAGTCAATTTGGGACTGCCCAATCGGTCGATCCAACCAACGCTGGAAGCGCGCGCACTGCTGGCGGGCGTCTTTCGGCTCGGTCGCCCAAAAGTGGTGTTTTGTCCTTATTGGGAAGATGCCCATCCTGACCATTGGGCTGTTACCGAAATCGCGGAGGCCGCCCGCTTTTGGGCAAAGTTGACCAAAACGAATCTTCCGGGCGATCCATATTATCCGCCGCGATTGTATTACTACTATTGCACGCATCTTCGGAAACCGTTCACACCCAATTTCATTGTTGACATTTCTGATGTAATCGATCGAAAATTGGACGTGGTACGGTGTTATGAGAGTCAGGTCATCGTCGGCAGGCCAGTAGAACCTATCTCCTTTCTCGACCAACTTAAGGCGATCGCGGCATCCCTCGGATGGTTTGGTGGGTGTGCCTATGGAGAGGGGTTTGCCGTCAAAGAAGGACTGTGTCTTCGGGACCTCCGCGCTTTCCTCTTAGGGTGA